The Malus sylvestris chromosome 12, drMalSylv7.2, whole genome shotgun sequence genome contains a region encoding:
- the LOC126593783 gene encoding zinc finger A20 and AN1 domain-containing stress-associated protein 4-like: MAEEHRCEAAEGHHLCANNCGFFGSPATMNLCSKCYRDFCLKEQQEASIKSTVEASLSASAAAASPPCSPPSTSLPSSAAAIETQCQPPPPALTLPEVVGDIIKDPAGDLRAREVAEVVSQPNRCTVCRKRVGLTGFKCRCGTTFCGVHRYPEKHACSFDFKTLGREEIARSNPLVIAEKLEKI; this comes from the coding sequence ATGGCGGAAGAGCACAGATGCGAAGCCGCAGAAGGCCACCACCTCTGCGCAAACAACTGCGGGTTCTTCGGCAGCCCGGCCACCATGAACCTCTGCTCCAAATGCTACAGAGACTTCTGCCTCAAGGAGCAGCAGGAGGCCTCGATTAAATCCACCGTCGAAGCCTCCCTCTccgcctccgccgccgccgcttcTCCTCCTTGTTCTCCGCCTTCAACATCCTTGCCTTCTTCTGCGGCAGCGATCGAGACTCAATGTCAGCCTCCGCCTCCGGCGTTGACTTTGCCGGAGGTAGTCGGAGATATAATCAAAGATCCCGCCGGAGATCTCCGGGCTCGTGAGGTGGCTGAGGTGGTGTCGCAGCCAAACCGGTGCACCGTTTGCAGGAAACGGGTCGGGTTAACCGGCTTCAAGTGCAGGTGCGGGACCACGTTCTGCGGCGTCCACAGGTACCCCGAGAAGCACGCGTGTTCGTTCGATTTCAAGACGCTCGGGAGAGAGGAGATCGCCAGGAGCAACCCCCTGGTCATAGCCGAGAAGCTCGAGAAGATTTGA